Proteins from a single region of Shinella zoogloeoides:
- the lipB gene encoding lipoyl(octanoyl) transferase LipB gives MQRQDISASLLAAEGSPPVRWRVARDLVPYDVAVETMEKEAAAIANGEADELVWLVEHPPLYTAGTSADAVDLVAPDRFPVFSTGRGGEYTYHGPGQRVVYVMLDLKRRRQDVRAFVAALEAVVIDALDSMNVRGERREDRVGVWVRRPERPALPDGSPAEDKIAAIGIRLRRWVSFHGFSLNVDPDLEHFSGIVPCGIRGYGVTSLVDLGLPVMMSDVDMRIRDSFEHVFGPTVSDADCRPA, from the coding sequence ATGCAGCGTCAGGACATTTCCGCTTCCCTTCTTGCCGCAGAAGGCTCGCCGCCGGTGCGCTGGCGGGTCGCGCGCGACCTCGTGCCCTATGACGTCGCCGTCGAAACCATGGAAAAGGAGGCGGCGGCGATTGCCAATGGGGAGGCAGACGAACTCGTCTGGCTCGTCGAGCACCCGCCGCTCTATACGGCCGGCACCAGCGCGGACGCGGTCGATCTGGTCGCGCCGGATCGCTTCCCGGTGTTTTCCACAGGCCGCGGCGGCGAGTATACCTATCACGGCCCCGGCCAGCGCGTCGTCTATGTCATGCTCGACCTGAAGCGCCGCCGGCAGGATGTGCGCGCTTTCGTGGCGGCGCTGGAGGCCGTGGTGATCGATGCGCTCGATTCCATGAATGTGCGCGGCGAGCGGCGCGAAGACCGCGTCGGCGTCTGGGTCAGGCGGCCGGAGCGGCCCGCGCTGCCGGATGGCTCGCCCGCCGAGGACAAGATCGCCGCGATCGGCATCCGTCTGCGCCGCTGGGTGAGCTTCCACGGCTTCTCGCTGAACGTCGATCCCGACCTCGAGCACTTTTCCGGAATCGTGCCCTGCGGCATCCGTGGCTATGGCGTGACGAGCCTCGTGGATCTCGGCCTGCCCGTCATGATGAGCGACGTCGACATGCGGATCCGCGATTCGTTCGAGCACGTTTTCGGACCGACCGTTTCCGACGCGGACTGTCGGCCGGCCTAG
- a CDS encoding DMT family transporter — protein sequence MNKAAGPIGDRMEGSVMQGVALMAAAMLMLPCMDAIAKYMANYAGMSPGQVTFYRFFFQILCTVPLIFTAAGAAMLRPKRPWMNLLRGAIHGAASLLFFAAVKYMPLADVFAIYFVEPFILTAMSAVFLGERVGWRRWLAIMVGFGGALIVIQPSFIVFGWTALLPVACAFLYSIYLFMNRALGTADSPLTMQTIAGFGGTLFMGAALLAGSSAGIADFAISLPPSLFTLALLVILGALSGYAHMLVVRAFRMAPLSLLAPFQYFEIISATVLGYAIFGDFPTPSKWLGIAIIVASGLFIIWREHRSRQAAADIAFE from the coding sequence ATGAACAAGGCCGCAGGCCCCATCGGGGATCGGATGGAAGGAAGCGTCATGCAGGGCGTGGCGCTGATGGCGGCCGCCATGCTCATGCTGCCCTGCATGGACGCCATCGCCAAATACATGGCCAACTATGCGGGCATGTCGCCCGGGCAGGTAACGTTCTACCGCTTCTTCTTCCAGATCCTCTGCACCGTACCGCTGATCTTCACCGCCGCCGGCGCGGCCATGCTGCGGCCGAAACGGCCGTGGATGAACCTTTTGCGCGGGGCGATCCACGGGGCGGCCAGCCTGCTGTTCTTTGCCGCGGTGAAATACATGCCGTTGGCGGATGTCTTCGCGATCTACTTCGTGGAGCCCTTCATCCTTACCGCCATGTCGGCGGTCTTCCTCGGCGAGCGTGTCGGCTGGCGGCGCTGGCTCGCCATCATGGTCGGCTTCGGCGGCGCGCTCATCGTCATCCAGCCGAGTTTCATCGTCTTCGGCTGGACCGCGCTGCTGCCGGTCGCCTGCGCCTTCCTCTACTCCATCTATCTCTTCATGAACCGCGCCCTCGGCACCGCCGATTCCCCGCTCACCATGCAGACCATCGCCGGCTTCGGCGGCACGCTCTTCATGGGCGCGGCGCTCCTTGCCGGCTCTTCGGCCGGCATCGCCGATTTTGCGATTTCCCTGCCGCCGTCGCTCTTCACGCTGGCGCTTCTCGTCATTCTCGGCGCGCTGTCCGGCTATGCCCATATGCTGGTGGTGCGCGCCTTCCGCATGGCGCCGCTCTCGCTGCTCGCGCCGTTCCAGTATTTCGAGATCATCTCCGCGACGGTGCTCGGCTACGCGATCTTCGGCGACTTCCCGACGCCGTCCAAATGGCTGGGCATCGCCATCATCGTCGCCTCCGGCCTCTTCATCATCTGGCGCGAGCACCGGAGCCGGCAGGCCGCCGCCGATATCGCCTTCGAGTGA
- a CDS encoding helix-turn-helix domain-containing protein, translating to MTFPGESESNTIPFPLRPRDGDTLGGRIWRARDALGYSLEDLACRLALPEETVGGWERDHAEPEAGALFRLAETLCVSPSWLIAGIGTAPPEPAGSEYLYPLQCRLREVRQLHEQTGNAIAALEAEIARLIDRDRD from the coding sequence ATGACCTTTCCCGGCGAGAGCGAAAGCAACACCATCCCCTTCCCCTTGCGTCCCCGCGACGGCGACACGCTCGGCGGGCGCATCTGGCGGGCGCGCGACGCGCTCGGCTATTCGCTGGAAGACCTCGCCTGCCGCCTCGCCCTGCCGGAAGAGACGGTGGGCGGATGGGAACGCGACCATGCCGAGCCGGAGGCCGGAGCGCTCTTCAGGCTGGCCGAGACGCTGTGCGTTTCCCCTTCCTGGCTGATCGCCGGCATCGGCACGGCGCCGCCGGAGCCGGCCGGCAGCGAATATCTCTACCCGCTGCAATGCCGTCTCAGGGAGGTCCGGCAGTTGCACGAGCAGACGGGCAATGCAATCGCCGCGCTCGAAGCCGAAATCGCCCGGTTGATCGACAGGGATCGCGACTGA
- a CDS encoding S-(hydroxymethyl)glutathione dehydrogenase/class III alcohol dehydrogenase has product MDVRAAVAVQAGKPLEIMTVQLEGPRAGEVLVEVKATGICHTDDFTLSGADPEGLFPAILGHEGAGVVVDVGPGVTSVKKGDHVIPLYTPECRECYSCLSRKTNLCTAIRATQGQGLMPDGTSRFSIGKDKIHHYMGCSTFANYTVLPEIALAKVNPDAPFDKICYIGCGVTTGIGAVINTAKVEIGSTAVVFGLGGIGLNVLQGLRLAGADMIIGVDINPDRKAWGEKFGMTHFVNPKEVGEDIVPYLVNMTKRNGDLIGGADYTFDCTGNTKVMRQALESAHRGWGKSVIIGVAGAGQEISTRPFQLVTGRQWMGTAFGGARGRTDVPKIVDWYMDGKIQIDPMITHTMPLEEINTGFDLMHSGKSIRGVVVY; this is encoded by the coding sequence ATGGACGTACGCGCCGCCGTCGCCGTTCAGGCCGGCAAACCGCTTGAAATCATGACCGTACAGCTCGAAGGCCCGCGCGCCGGCGAAGTGCTGGTCGAGGTGAAGGCGACCGGCATCTGCCACACGGACGATTTCACCCTGTCGGGCGCCGACCCGGAAGGCCTCTTCCCCGCGATTCTCGGCCATGAGGGCGCGGGCGTCGTGGTCGATGTCGGCCCGGGCGTCACCTCGGTGAAGAAGGGCGACCATGTCATCCCGCTCTACACGCCGGAATGCCGCGAGTGCTATTCCTGCCTTTCGCGCAAGACGAACCTGTGCACCGCCATCCGCGCCACGCAGGGCCAGGGCCTGATGCCCGACGGCACGTCCCGCTTCTCCATCGGCAAGGACAAGATCCATCACTATATGGGCTGCTCGACCTTCGCCAATTACACGGTCCTGCCGGAAATCGCGCTCGCCAAGGTCAACCCGGACGCCCCCTTCGACAAGATCTGCTACATCGGCTGCGGCGTGACGACCGGCATCGGCGCGGTCATCAACACGGCCAAGGTCGAGATCGGCTCGACGGCCGTGGTCTTCGGCCTCGGCGGCATCGGCCTCAACGTGCTGCAGGGCCTTCGCCTTGCCGGCGCGGACATGATCATCGGCGTCGACATCAACCCCGACCGCAAGGCATGGGGCGAGAAATTCGGCATGACGCATTTCGTCAACCCGAAGGAGGTGGGCGAGGACATCGTGCCCTATCTCGTCAACATGACGAAGCGCAACGGCGACCTGATCGGCGGGGCGGACTACACGTTCGACTGCACGGGTAACACCAAGGTGATGCGTCAGGCGCTGGAATCGGCCCATCGCGGCTGGGGCAAGTCGGTCATCATCGGCGTTGCCGGCGCGGGGCAGGAAATCTCCACCCGCCCGTTCCAGCTCGTTACCGGCCGCCAGTGGATGGGCACGGCCTTCGGCGGCGCGCGCGGCCGCACGGACGTGCCGAAGATCGTCGACTGGTACATGGACGGCAAGATCCAGATCGACCCGATGATCACGCATACGATGCCGCTCGAAGAGATCAACACCGGCTTCGATCTCATGCATTCGGGCAAGTCCATCCGCGGCGTGGTCGTCTATTGA
- a CDS encoding GNAT family N-acetyltransferase — protein sequence MTASAYSVDVRRLEAFSAGELYALLRLRVDVFVVEQACAYPELDGKDEAALHLRLLIDGETAGYARLWRPENAPPRIGRVLIAPAHRGKRLGEALMREAIRACETQFPGTPIALSAQSHLEHFYRSLGFAPTSAEYVEDGIPHIDMLRATSEA from the coding sequence ATGACGGCATCCGCCTATAGTGTCGACGTGCGCCGGCTGGAGGCTTTCTCCGCCGGCGAACTCTACGCGCTGCTCAGGCTGCGCGTGGACGTCTTCGTCGTCGAGCAGGCCTGCGCCTATCCGGAGCTGGATGGCAAGGATGAGGCCGCGCTGCATCTCCGGCTGCTGATCGACGGCGAAACGGCGGGCTATGCGCGGCTATGGCGCCCCGAAAACGCGCCGCCGCGCATCGGCCGCGTGCTCATCGCGCCGGCCCATCGCGGCAAACGCCTCGGCGAGGCGCTGATGCGCGAGGCGATCCGGGCCTGCGAAACGCAGTTCCCGGGCACGCCCATCGCGCTTTCCGCGCAAAGCCATCTGGAGCATTTCTACCGCTCGCTCGGCTTCGCGCCGACCTCGGCGGAATATGTCGAGGACGGGATTCCGCATATCGACATGCTGCGTGCGACCAGCGAAGCTTGA
- a CDS encoding YaiI/YqxD family protein, giving the protein MIEDLPTIFVDADACPVKPEILKVAERHGLPVTFVANSGLRPSRDPMVRNVIVSGAFDAADNWIAENVREGDIVITADVPLAGRTVASGAHVTGPTGRLFDKTNIGMASAMRDLGAHLRETGESKGYNAAFSPRDRSAFLETLDRLCRRAKNARTGE; this is encoded by the coding sequence ATGATCGAGGATCTACCCACCATCTTCGTCGATGCCGACGCCTGCCCGGTCAAGCCGGAAATCCTGAAGGTGGCGGAGCGTCATGGCCTGCCGGTGACGTTCGTGGCGAATTCCGGGCTTCGCCCGTCGCGCGATCCCATGGTGCGCAACGTCATCGTGTCGGGCGCGTTCGATGCCGCCGACAACTGGATCGCGGAGAATGTCCGCGAGGGCGATATCGTCATCACCGCGGACGTGCCGCTCGCCGGGCGCACGGTCGCCAGCGGCGCGCATGTCACCGGGCCGACCGGCCGGCTGTTCGACAAGACCAATATCGGCATGGCGAGCGCCATGCGCGACCTCGGGGCGCATCTGCGCGAGACGGGCGAGAGCAAAGGCTACAATGCCGCCTTCTCGCCGCGCGACCGTTCCGCTTTCCTCGAAACGCTCGACCGCCTGTGCCGTCGCGCGAAGAATGCGCGGACGGGCGAATGA
- a CDS encoding DUF1345 domain-containing protein: MTGKPGRRIYGRHVPFYAGLGAAALGLAGALWLKPDFAIDIAAIAFFLSYLLLTAWRLPHLTAAYLEHYATDADEPAAIIFAVTFAAVAVSIGSLFVVLARPTTTGVEFVFAAASVALGWLTIHTMAALHYAHLYWRPGSTEANRDAGRSLTFPGDAPPCAYDFLYFAFVIGMTAQTSDVAITSTAMRKVNLLHAVVSFFFNTVLVAAAVNAAVSLAS, encoded by the coding sequence ATGACGGGCAAGCCGGGGCGCAGGATCTACGGGCGGCACGTGCCCTTCTATGCCGGGCTCGGCGCAGCGGCGCTCGGCCTTGCGGGCGCGCTGTGGCTGAAGCCGGATTTCGCCATCGACATCGCGGCCATCGCCTTCTTCCTGAGCTATCTGCTCCTGACCGCATGGCGCCTGCCGCATCTGACGGCGGCCTACCTCGAGCACTATGCGACCGATGCCGACGAGCCGGCCGCCATCATCTTCGCCGTCACCTTCGCGGCCGTCGCGGTCTCGATCGGCTCGCTCTTCGTCGTGCTGGCAAGGCCCACGACGACGGGCGTCGAGTTCGTGTTCGCCGCCGCTTCGGTCGCCCTCGGCTGGCTTACCATCCACACCATGGCGGCGCTGCATTATGCCCATCTCTACTGGCGGCCGGGCAGCACGGAAGCGAACCGGGACGCCGGCAGGAGCCTTACCTTCCCCGGCGACGCGCCGCCATGCGCCTACGATTTCCTCTACTTCGCCTTCGTCATCGGCATGACGGCGCAGACCTCGGATGTCGCGATCACCTCGACGGCGATGCGCAAGGTCAACCTGCTGCACGCCGTCGTCTCCTTCTTCTTCAACACGGTGCTGGTCGCCGCCGCGGTGAATGCGGCGGTCTCCCTCGCCTCGTGA
- the fghA gene encoding S-formylglutathione hydrolase: MKVLSQNTAFGGMQGVFAHDSEACKCEMTFAVFVPPQAIFEPRPVLWYLSGLTCTHANVMEKGEYRRLAAELGLIVVCPDVSPRGDDVPDEITNWQMGKGAGFYLDATEAPWAENFQMYSYVAEELPNFLRQHFRMDMDRQGIFGHSMGGHGAMTLALKHPDRFKSCSAFAPIVEPSTADWSAPAFEKYLGADKAAWREYDACALVADGARFPEFLIDQGKADGFLENGLRPWLFEEAIKDTDIKLTLRMHERYDHSYYFISTFMDDHLKWHAERLG, from the coding sequence ATGAAAGTGCTTTCCCAGAACACGGCCTTCGGCGGCATGCAGGGCGTCTTCGCCCATGATTCCGAAGCCTGCAAATGCGAGATGACCTTCGCCGTCTTCGTGCCGCCGCAGGCGATCTTCGAGCCGCGGCCGGTGCTCTGGTATCTCTCCGGCCTCACCTGCACCCATGCCAATGTGATGGAGAAGGGCGAATATCGTCGTCTGGCCGCAGAACTCGGCCTCATCGTCGTGTGCCCGGACGTCAGCCCGCGCGGCGACGACGTGCCGGACGAGATCACCAACTGGCAGATGGGCAAGGGCGCGGGCTTCTATCTCGACGCCACCGAAGCGCCCTGGGCGGAAAACTTCCAGATGTACAGCTACGTCGCGGAAGAGCTGCCGAACTTCCTGCGCCAGCATTTCCGCATGGACATGGACCGCCAGGGCATCTTCGGCCATTCGATGGGCGGCCATGGCGCAATGACCCTCGCGCTCAAGCATCCCGACCGGTTCAAGAGCTGCTCGGCCTTCGCGCCCATCGTCGAGCCGTCCACCGCGGACTGGTCCGCGCCGGCCTTCGAAAAGTATCTCGGCGCGGACAAGGCGGCGTGGCGCGAATACGACGCCTGCGCGCTCGTTGCGGACGGCGCGCGCTTCCCCGAATTCCTGATCGACCAGGGCAAGGCGGACGGTTTCCTCGAAAACGGCCTGCGGCCCTGGCTCTTCGAAGAGGCGATCAAGGATACGGATATCAAGCTGACGCTGCGCATGCACGAGCGCTACGACCACTCCTACTACTTCATCTCGACCTTCATGGACGATCACCTGAAATGGCACGCCGAGCGCCTCGGATAA
- the sugE gene encoding quaternary ammonium compound efflux SMR transporter SugE encodes MPWILLTLAGLFEIGWAIGLKYTDGFTRPLPTVLTAGSMLVSIVLLGLAVKTLPMGTAYAIWTGIGTVGTVILGIVLFAEPVTAMRLGCIALIVTGILGLKFVA; translated from the coding sequence ATGCCCTGGATTCTCCTCACCCTCGCAGGTCTCTTCGAAATCGGCTGGGCCATCGGCCTGAAATATACCGACGGCTTCACCCGTCCGCTTCCGACCGTCCTGACGGCCGGCTCCATGCTGGTCAGCATCGTGCTTCTCGGCCTTGCCGTGAAGACGCTGCCCATGGGCACCGCCTATGCGATCTGGACCGGCATCGGCACGGTCGGCACGGTCATTCTCGGCATCGTGCTCTTCGCCGAGCCGGTGACCGCCATGCGCCTCGGCTGCATCGCCCTCATCGTCACCGGCATTCTCGGCCTGAAGTTCGTCGCCTGA